Below is a genomic region from Ostrea edulis chromosome 10, xbOstEdul1.1, whole genome shotgun sequence.
gtaaaatccgggggcttcgcccctggccccccaccagggcttcgccgcCAGACctcctgcctcataaagtggcgccccccgtaaccgcaattcctggatccgcccctggataccatgattacaaaaattccaccacccatttattagatatgatattgttcaaaatgatggtcattatacattgaataccttaaattgATACCAATTCTATACTTTGCCACCCGCTTACGCGGCTTAtgcatttttctgcaatgctagctacttTACAACTGAAAGAACGACAACTCTATATTGATGAGTTGATTTTTCTACCTTTTCTCACTAGAGATCGCtgcaatgaaaatgaaatggcTGACGGTAACTCTGCTGTTCTGCGACGAAATCGTCCTGGAACAAAAGCTGAAGTGAGTAAATAGTAGTAGGATATTTAGATAGTTTGAGAAATCagtgaaatatatcaaataatcttATTCTGGATGAAGAATGTGTATGATGTATGATTAACCACGCCTTAGTTTGctgaaggtgtgaatttcgaatttcctccgtTTACAAAATCTCATCATCAACAGTCAAGTCCACATCAAATATAGctattatttttttctgctTGGGGATACGATAAAAATCCAAGTGTGCTTTTAGTGATCATCTTATAACGGaagtaaaaataattctattatGTAGGACTGGAGCACCTGGAGCGATGAAGCATTTGAAGAAATGGACAGCACACTAGCCGTGCAACAGGTCGGTATCAGAGACCGGACACAGTGGTAGGGTAATGCCGGGAAATTCAGACGAAATATTTCTAAGCCTCCAGTCCATTAAATATATTAGTCCCTCTATCACTTGCGTTGTTTTCTTAATTTCGTTCCTTTGTTTACGAGGAATACAGAGAAATCTCGCAAATGACGCATTCGGATACCTATAAACAGTTATTTTCTTAAGGGACACCATATCGGTCTTTTCCATCAAAGCTACGAGCCTTGGAAAATTTTACTGCCTATCGCAGTCATAGAAAACTTGTATTTgcaagtaaataaaaaaaattaaatatttaaaatatgtttgatgATAAACTAGGATTTACCAGAATGcgtttattacatatacaaaCAATAAAGTTCACACAgaatgataaatataatgcaCTTTAAATAGTGTCCGCATTTCCGGACAGATTTTCCTATGAGAATTTAATTACGGGCACCCATAAAGGTGTGAAATAAATCATTCCTTCAGGCATGTATATATGCAAATATTTAGATATCTAATATgctttacggcgtgaccgtgtttgaggcaAAGCAAGAAGTATTAGCATTAGTAtgtagatccataacaggacaaaaaatatcccgaagGTAGCAACTAAcgtgaggacagagctcaatcaaagtattctaactttagacatttttgatccgcctactcattgaacgcgggaaactatatgcaactgatgtaaacagtgcattgtgacgtcatattcagcgtcgttgtTTAGCAAATTCATAAACATAGGAGGAGACAAGGTACAATTGCGTTACTCGAGACCAGGAGTGATTATAGGCcctatatgattaagaaaataagatttacatgcttttacggattttatgtaacatctcagaacgacgtgaacttgggtacacatgattcaaaattcaattttcacCTGAATGGGACTATGGCGCAGGGTGCATGGCCTTCCCAATCACTGGACTTTGCTTTTTTtaaggtgacctattgcaatcggttgtcgtgcgttaacaattgaatattagTAAATATAGATCTCACTTGAACTCGATAAGTAAATATAGATCTCGCGGGaactaaataaatatagatCTCGCGGGAACTGCATTAATAGATATAGATCTCGCGGGAACTCGACAAGTAAATATAGATCTCGCGGGAACTCGATAAGTAAATATAGATCTTGCATACATACGTCCCTGTTACATTATTTTCTGAGGCATTTTGAGTTaacattgtattattttatttgaataacaCAAATTAGAATATGTTTAATagtttctggaaaactctggaCTGGTAAATCATTATACCCCATTTAGTCTGACTGGACTGTTAACTtaaaaaagtttgttttaaatccTGTGATATACCTGTAGTAGTTATGTTCCAACcatcgattataatcgaaaaTGAGTCGATTGTTTGCAAATTCTAAGCgctcgattatgaaaattttattccaattaatcggtttttagattttgttttctcaacGGCTGTAGTTTTTTCAAGAATATTCCTGCCATAACCTATCTATTAACCTAATTTACCGTAATGTCGGGGCACATGAAAGCAAAAGAATCCATACCCCGGGAAATAAAG
It encodes:
- the LOC125665976 gene encoding MOB-like protein phocein gives rise to the protein MADGNSAVLRRNRPGTKAEDWSTWSDEAFEEMDSTLAVQQFIQQAIRKDFSDIEEILTPPEGIEEGVWKYEHLR